Genomic window (Bosea vaviloviae):
TCAGCAGATCGTTGGGCCATTTCAGAGCAAGAGCGGGAGCCGCCAGCCCCGTGACGGCAGTTGCGGCGTCATGCAGAGCCAATCCCGCGACGAAGCCGAGCTGCGGTGCGAGTGCCGGTTCGCAAGGCGCGGTCAACAGCAGGCTGACATAGAGATTGCCGGGCGGCGAACCCCATTGCCGGCCATGGCGGCCGCGGCCGGCGTTCTGGCTGCGCGCGACGATCCAGAGCTTGCCGGCATCGCCCTGGTCGAGCGCACGCCGCGCCTCCTCCATGGTGGAGCCGACCTCGTCACGGACGATCAGGCGGTAACCGGCGGCGCGGGCGGCTTCAGAGAGCATGGACCGTTCCCGTCATTCCCGGGCGAAGCCCTCGGGTCCAGCCTTTGGCCGGCCCAAGGACAAGCTCCATGCAGACCCGAGAATCCCTGTCGAGAGATGCCCGGGTCGAGCCCGAGCATGACGGGTGCTGCATTCAGAACAGCGACTTCGCTGCCGCGGCCGCCGAATTGAGCAGCGGCGCGGGAGCCAGCGACAGCACCAGCACGAAGGCCGCCGAGATCAGCAGCACGGCACGCACACCGATATCGCCCTTCTCGAAGGCGGGCTTGGCATCGTCGAAATAGATGATCTTGACCAGGCGCAGATAATAATAGGCGCCAACCACACTGGTCACCACGCCGACCACGGCCAGCACATAGAGCTTGGCCTCGATCGCGGCGAGGAAGACATAGAACTTCGCCCAGAAGCCGGCGAGAGGCGGAATGCCGGCGAGCGAGAACATCATCATCGACAGCGCAAACGCCATCCAGGGATTGGTGCGCGAGAGGCCGGCGAGCTCGCTGATCTCCTCCACCGGCTTGCCGTCGCGCCGCATCAGCAGGACGCAGGCGAAGGCGCCCAGCGTCGTGGCCAGATAGATCGCCATATAGACCATGACGCCCTGCACGCCGTTGGCGGTGCCGGCGGCGAGGCCGACCAGCGCATAGCCCATATTGGCAATCGAGGAATAGGCGAGCAGGCGCTTGATGTTGCTCTGGCCGATCGCCGCGAAGGCGCCCAGCGCCATCGAGGCGATCGCGATGAAGATGATGATCTGCTGCCAGTCATGCAGCGCGCCCGGGAAGGCGCCGACGAAGACGCGCACCACCATCGCCATCGCGGCCATCTTGGGGGCCGAGGCGAAAAAGGCGGCGACCGGGGTCGGCGCCCCCTCATAGACGTCGGGCGTCCACATATGGAACGGCACGGCCGAGATCTTGAAGGCGACGCCGGCCGCGATGAAGACGATGCCGAAGATCAGCCCGATGCCGACATGACCGCCTTGGGTGGCAGCCGCGATGCCCGGGAAGCTCACCGTGCCGGTGAAGCCGTAGACCAGCGACGAACCGTAAAGCAGCATGCCCGAGGAGAGCGCGCCGAGGACGAAGTATTTCAGGCCGGCCTCGGTCGACTTCGCATTGTCGCGGTCGAAAGCGGCAACGACGTAAAGCGCCAGCGACTGCAGTTCCAGCCCGACATAGAGGCTGATCAGGTCGTTGGCCGAGATCATCATCATCATGCCGACCGTCGCCAGCACGACAAGGATCGGGAATTCGAAGCGCATCGAGCCGCTGCGGCGTAAGGCATCGGAGGAGAGCAGGATCGTGGCGGCCGCGCCCAGCAGCGTCAGCACCTTCATGAAGCGGGCGAACCCGTCGGCGACGAAGCTGCCATTGAAGGTGATGATCTTGCCCTCGCCGGAGAGCACCAGGACGAGCGCCAGCACGAAGAGCGCGATTGCCGCGCCTTCGAGCAGGCGCGTCGAACGCTCGCCTTTGATCGCGCCGACCAGCACCATGGCGATGGCGCCGAGCGCGAGGATGATTTCCGGCAGAGCGGGGCCGAGGGCGGGAACGGTCATCGCAGAGCGACTTTCTCTATTGGCATGATCTTGTCCGAAAACCGGAGGCCACTTTTCGGGACCATGCCTATTGAACGACCAGCATCGCCGTTTTCGCGGCGGTGAGTGCGGCCTGATAATTCTTGATGAGGGCTTCGGTCGGCGCGGCGAAGGCGTCGAGGATCGTGCCGGGGCGGATGCCGTACCAGACCGTCAGCAGGACGAGCGGCACGAGGATCACGATCTCACGGCTGTTCAGATCCATGATGCCCTTGAGCTCCGGCTTGACCAGTTCGCCGAACATGACGCGGCGATAGAGCCAAAGCGCGTAAGCAGCAGACAGGATGACGCCCGAGGTCGCGATGAAGGCAACCCATGGATTGGCCTTGAAGGCGCCCATCAGCGTCAGGAACTCGCCGACGAAGCCGGCCGTGCCGGGAAGGCCGACATTGGCCATGGTGAAGACCATGAAGATGACCGCGTAAATCGGCATGCGGTTGACCAGCCCGCCATAGGCCGCAATCTCGCGGGTATGCATGCGGTCATAGACCACGCCGACGCAAAGGAAGAGCGCGCCCGAGACCAGCCCGTGGCTGACCATCTGGAACATCGCGCCCTGGATGCCCTGCGCCGTCAGGGTGAACAGGCCCATGGTGACGAAGCCCATATGCGCCACCGAGGAGTAGGCGATCAGCTTCTTGATGTCCTCCTGCATCAGCGCCACCAGCGAGGTGTAGACGATGGCGATGACCGAGAGCGCGAAGACGAAGGGCGCGAAGTACTGCGACGCCTCCGGGAACATCGGGATCGAGAAGCGGATGAAGCCGTAGCCGCCCATCTTCAGCAGGATCGCCGCCAGGATGACGGAGCCCGCGGTGGGCGCTTCGACATGGGCGTCGGGCAGCCAGGTATGCACCGGCCACATCGGCATCTTCACCGCGAAGGAGGCGAAGAAGGCGAGCCACAGCCAGCGCTGCATGCCGCCCGGGAAATGATGCGCCAGCAGCGTCGGGATGTCGGTGGTGCCGGCGTTCCAGTACATCGCCATCAGCGCCAGCAGCAGCAGAACCGAGCCGAGCAGCGTGTAGAGGAAGAACTTGTAGGAGGCGTAGACCCGCCGCTTGCCGCCCCAGATGCCGATGATCAGGAACATCGGGATCAGGCCGGCTTCGAAGAACAGGTAGAACAGCACGAGGTCGAGCGCCACGAAGACGCCGATCATCAGCGTCTCCAGGATCAGGAACGCGACCATGTATTCGCGCACCCGCTTCGTGACGGATGTCCAGGACGCCAGGATGCAGAACGGCATCAGGAAGGCGGTCAGCACCACGAAGGGGAAGGAGAAGCCGTCGACGCCGAGCTTGAACTTGATCGCGTCGGAGACCCAGCCATGGGTCTCGACCATCTGGAAGCCGGGATTGTCGGGTTCGAAACGGCCCCAGGCGACGCAAGCCAGTACAAAGGTCGCGATCGTCGCCGCCAGCGCCGCATAGCGCGCATTCGAGTCGACCGAGGCCTCGTCGCCGCGCTGCGCCAGGATGAAGGCCGCGCCGACCAGCGGCAGGACGAGAAGACCGGTGAGGATACCGAAACCGAACATCATCTCACCCGCGCGCCACGAGATACCAGGTCACAAAGCCCGCGACGCCGATCAGCATGGCGAAGGCATAGTGATAGACATAGCCGGTCTGGAGGCGAACCACCCGGTTGGTGACGTCGACGACGCGGGCGGAAATTCCGTCCGGCCCCATGCCGTCGATGACGAAACCGTCGCCCTTCTTCCAGAGGAACTTGCCGAGCCACATCGCCGGCTTCACGAACAGGAAGTCGTAGAGCTCGTCGAAATACCACTTGTTCAGCAGGAATTTGTAGAGCGCCGGATTGGCGGCCGCGAGCTTGCCGGGCACATCGGGTCGGCGGACATACATGTAGTAGGCTAGCGCTAGACCGATCAGCATCGCCACGAAGGGCGAGGCCACGACCCAGCCCGGCACTTCATGCATCGCGTGCAGGATGTGGTTGTCCTTGCCTGTGAAGAGCGCGGCCTTCCAGAAATGCTCGTAATCGTGGCCGATGAAGGCGTCCTTGAAGACGAAACCGGCCGCGACCGCGCCGAGCGAGAGCACGGCGAGCGGGATCAGCATCACCCACGGGCTCTCATGCGGCGTGTGGTCATGGCCATGGCCGTGATGATCGTCATGAGCATGGGCCGCATGTGCGTGAGCGGCATGGGCGTCCGCGCCCCAGCGCGGCTTGCCCTCGAAGGTCATGAAATAGAGCCGCCAGGAATAGAACGAGGTCATGCAGGCAGCTGCGACCAGCAGCACGAAGGCGTAGGAGCTGGCGAAACCGCCATGCGCCACCGAGGCATAGGCGCTCTCGATGATGGCGTCCTTGGAGAAGTAGCCGGCGAAGCCCGGAAAACCGGTCAGCGCCAGCGTGCCGATGGTCATCGCGATAGCGGTCAGCGGGATGTGCTTCCTGAGCCCGCCCATGTTCCGCATGTCCTGCTCGTGATGCATCGCATGGATGACCGAGCCGGCGCCGAGGAACAGCAGCGCCTTGAAGAAGGCGTGGGTGAACAGGTGGAAGATGCCGGCGCCGTAATTGCCGACGCCGAGCGCCACGAACATGTAGCCGAGCTGCGAGCAGGTCGAATAGGCGATGACGCGCTTGATGTCGTTCTGCACAAGGCCGACCGTGGCGGCGAAGAAGGCGGTCGTCGCGCCGATGACGACGACGACGGTCAGCGCGACCGGAGCGTATTCGAAGATCGGCGAGAGCCGCGCCACCATGAAGACGCCGGCGGTGACCATGGTCGCGGCGTGGATCAGCGCCGAGACCGGGGTCGGCCCCTCCATCGCGTCCGGCAGCCAGGTGTGCAGCAGGAACTGCGCCGACTTGCCCATGGCGCCCATGAACAGCAGCAGGCTCGCCAGTGTCAGCGCATGCCAGTCGCGCCCGAGGAAGTGGAAGCTCTGGCTGGTCAGATCGCCGACACGCGGGAAGATCGCATCAAACCCGACCGAGCCGAACAGCACGAAGACCAGGAAGATGCCGAGCGCGAAGCCGAAATCGCCGACGCGGTTGACGATGAAGGCCTTCATCGCCGCGGCGTTGGCAGAGGGCTTCTGGTACCAGAAGCCGATCAGCAGATAGGAGGCGAGACCGACGCCCTCCCAGCCGAAGAACATCTGCACCAAATTGTCGGCCGTCACCAGCATCAGCATGGCGAAGGTGAAGAGCGAGAGATAGGCGAAGAAGCGCGGCCGATGCGGATCCTCGTGCATGTAGCCGATCGAGTAGAGGTGCACGAGGCAGGAGACGGTGTTGACGACGACCAGCATCACCGCAGTCAGCGTGTCCACGCGAAAGGCCCAGTCGACGCGCAGATCGCCGGACGCCATCCAGGTCGCGATCTGGACGCGGGTGGTGCCGTGGCCGAAACCGACCTGGAAGAAGGCGATCCACGAGAGGACCGCCGAGACGACCAGCAAAGAGGTGGTGACGATCTCCGAGCCGCGCGCGCCGATCAGCCGGCCGAAGAGGCCAGCGATCAGGAAGCCGATCAGAGGGAGGAAGACGATCGCGTGATACATGGGCTGGATCCGGGCGCTCTTTGCGCTCAGCCTTTCATCATGTTGATGTCTTCCACCGCGATCGTGCCGCGGTTGCGGAAGTAGACGACGAGGATGGCGAGCCCGATCGCGGCTTCAGCGGCCGCAACCGTCAGCACCAGAAGCGCGAAGACCTGGCCGACGATGTCGTTCAGGAAGCTCGAGAAGGCGACGAGGTTGATGTTGACCGCGAGCAGGATGAGCTCGATCGACATCAGGATGACGATGACGTTCTTGCGGTTGATGAAGATGCCGAGCACGCCGAGCGTGAACAGGATCGCGCTGACTGCGAGATAATGGCCCAGTCCGATCATCAGACCGTCTCCTCGATGCCGGCGCGAGAAGGAACTTGCTTCACTTCCATCGCGGTCGCCTTGGTGCGGGCGTTCTGCTGGGTGACGTCCTGGCGCTTGATGCCGACACGCTCGCGCAGGGTCAGCACGATGGCACCGATCATGGCGACGAGCAGGACGAGCCCGGCCGCCTGGAAGTAGTAGATGTACTGCGTGTAGAGCACCTGGCCGAGTGCCGCGGTGTTGGTCAGGTTGGCCGGGATCGGCGCCACCGGCGTGCTGACGATCTTGGGATCGATGACCCAGGCTCCGACCACCAGCAGCAATTCCACCGCGAAGATCAGGCCGATCAGCGCCCCGATCGGCAGATAGTTCAGGAAACCCTGGCGGAACTCGGCGAAATCGACGTCGAGCATCATCACCACGAAGAGGAACAGCACCGCGACCGCGCCGACATAGACCACGATCAGCAGCATCGCCAGGAACTCGGCGCCGAGCAGCATGAACAGCCCCGCCGCGTTGACGAAGGCGAGGATCAGGAACAGCACGGAATGAACGGGATTGCGCGAGGTCACCACCATGAACGCCGAAGCGACGGTGACGCCTGCGAAGAGATAGAAGAAAGCCGCTGAGGCGTTCATCCTGGCCAGCCTTTCCGCCCTTGCGGGCGGTCCTCGTTGCAAAGCGACCGACTCTCGGGCCGGGCGCAGTTTTGAGCGTCTATAAGCGGGCGAATGGCGAGTGGCGAGTAGCGAAATCCATTCACCATTCGCTATTCGCAACTCGCCTTTTCACCGATACGGAGCGTCCATCGCGATGTTGCGCGCGATCTCGCGCTCCCAGCGCGCGCCGTTCGCGAGCAACCTGTCCTTGTCGTAGAACAGCTCCTCGCGGGTCTCGGTCGCGAACTCGAAATTCGGCCCCTCGACGATGGCGTCGACCGGGCATGCCTCCTGGCAGAAGCCGCAATAGATGCACTTCGTCATGTCGATGTCGTAGCGCGTCGTGCGGCGCGTACCGTCATTGCGGCGCGGGCCGGCCTCGATGGTGATGGCCTGGGCCGGACAGATCGCCTCGCAGAGCTTGCAGGCGATGCAGCGTTCCTCGCCATTGGGATAGCGGCGCAAAGCGTGCTCGCCCCGGAAACGCGGCGAGAGCATCCCCTTCTCGAAGGGATAGTTCAGCGTCGCCTTCGGCTTGAAGAAATAGCGCATCGACAACGCGAACGCGCCGACGAACTCCTTCAGCAGCAGGCCTTTGGCGGCTTGTGCGAGCGACATGCCTTCTCGTCCTTCCAACTCAGCCAAACACCGTCTGGCCGATGACATAACCCACAACGGGCGTGACGCCGATCATCAGAACGACCAGCGCGGCCCTGACCCAGCGAATGCGACGCTCATAGTCGTCGCGCTCCTCTGGGGTCTTCGACTGATCGGTCCGGCGCAGGCCCCCAATGACCAGCGTCGAAACGATCCTGTATTCTACCACCCCCACCACGAACCCGATCAGCGCGCCGATCAGGCCAGGCGAGACGCCCATCACCGCACCGGCCCCCACCCCGTGACCTGCAGCACGAAGGCCACGATCACGACGGAAGCGAGCGAGAGCGGCAGGAAGACCTTCCAGCCCAGGCGCATCAACTGGTCGTAGCGGTAGCGCGGCACGAAGGCCTTCACCATCGCGAACATGAAGAAGACGAGACAGACCTTGAGCGCGAACCAGAACACGCCGGGCAGCCAGGTGAAGGGCGCGATCGGGAACGGCGGCAGCCAGCCCCCGAGGAAGAGGATCGTCGTCAGCGAGCACATGGTCATGATCGCCACGTATTCGCCGAGCATGAACAGCAGATAGGGCGTCGAGGAATACTCGACCATGAAGCCGGCGACGAGCTCCGATTCCGCTTCCGGCAGGTCGAAGGGCGGGCGGTTCGTCTCGGCCAGGGCCGAAATGAAGAAGACGATGAACATCGGGAAGAGCGGCAGCCAGTACCAGCGCAGCATGCCCCAGCTCGTGTTCTGCGCCTCGACGATCGCCGTCAGGTTGAGCGAGCCGACGCAGAGCAGCACTGTGATGATGACGAAGCCGATCGAGACCTCGTAGGAGACCATCTGCGCCGCCGAGCGCAGCGCGCCCATGAAGGGGTATTTCGAGTTCGAGGCCCAGCCGGCCATGATCACGCCGTAGACCCCCAGCGACGAGATCGCCAGGATGTAGAGTACGCCGACATTGATGTCCGCGATCGCCCAGCCTTCCGCCACCGGAATGACTGCCCAGGCGCCCAGCGACAGGAAGCAGGAGATCAATGGCGCCAGCAGGAACACGCCCTTATTGGCGCTGGACGGGATGATCGGCTCCTTGAAGGCGAATTTCAGCAGGTCGGCGAAACTCTGGAACAGGCCGAAGGGCCCGACCACGTTGGGGCCGCGACGCAACTGCACCGCCGCCCAGATCTTGCGGTCGGCGAGCAGGATATAGGCGATGAAGACGAGCAGGCAGACCAGCAGCAGCAGGCTCTTGCCGAGCATGATCGCGAGGTCGAGGACGAGATCCCAGTTCATGGCCGCTTACTCCGCCGCCTGCCGCAGCCGGCCTGAGGCCAGCGCCGAGCATTCGGCCATCACGGCGGATGCGCGCGCGATCGGGTTGGTCTGGTAGAAATCACTGACGGGCGAGATGAAGCCCGCCTTCTCCGCTTTGCCGCCGAGACCGGCGAGCTGGCCAAGCCCACTCGCATCCGACGCTGGCAGGCTGTCGAGAGCCGCGAAGTGCGGATAGGCCTCGTAGAGCGCCTTGCGCAGGCCTGCGAGCGAGTCGAAGGGCAAGATCTTGCCGAGCGCGGCGGAGAGCGCACGCAGGATCGCCCAATCCTCGCGGGCGTCGCCCGGCGGGAAGGTGGCGCGGTCGGTCATCTGTACCCGGCCCTCGGTATTGGCGTAGGTGCCGGACTTCTCGGTATAGGCGGCGCCCGGCAGGATGACGTCGGCGCGGTGAGCGCCCTTGTCGCCATGCGTGCCCTGATAGATCACGAAAGCGCCCGCCGGCACGTCGATCTCGTCGGCGCCGAGCAGGAACAGCACATCGAGCGCCCCCGGGCTCAGCATGCCGGCGACATCGAGACCACCCTCACCCGGCACGAAGCCGAGATCGAGCGAGCCGACGCGGGCGGCGGCCGTATGCAGCACGCCAAAGCCGTTCCAACCTTCGCCCGCACCGCCCAGCACCTGCGCCGCCTTGGCGGCCATGGAGAGGATCGCGGCGCCGTCGGCACGGGTGAGAGCGCCCTGCCCGACCAGGACCAGGGGCTTGGCCTTGGCTGCGGTCGCCGTCTTGATCAGCTCGGCCAGCGTATCGCTGCCGGCGCCGAGATAGTCGTAATCATAGGTCAGATCGACCTTCTCGCCGATCAGGCTGACCTTGAAATCGCCGCGCAGCCAGCGCTTGCGGATGCGCGCATTCAGGATCGGCGCTTCCTTGCGCGGGTTGGCGCCGATGATGACAAGCGAATCCGCCTCGTCGATCCCGGCGATGCCGGCGTTCAGGATGTATGAGGCTCGGCCGAATTTCGGATCGAGCTTCGTGCCGTCCTGGCGGCCGTCGAGATTGGCGCTGCCGAGTGACGCCATCAGGCTTTTCAGCGCGAACATCTCCTCGACCGCGGTGAGATCACCGGCGATCGCGCCGATCTTTTCAGGGCTCGCCGCCTTCACCTTCGACGCGATCAGCGCAAAAGCCTCGTTCCAGCTTGCGGGCTTCAGCGCGCCGTTCTGGCGGATATAGGGCCGGTCGAGCCGCTGTGTGCGCAGGCCGTCGACGATGTGCCGCGTCTTGTCGGAGATCCACTCCTCGTTCACCGCCTCGTTGATGCGCGGCAGGATGCGCATCACTTCGCGGCCACGGGAATCGACCCGGATGGCCGAGCCGACCGCGTCCATCACATCGATGGATTCGGTCTTGGTCAGCTCCCAGGGCCGCGCCTTGTTCTGGTAGGGCTTCGAAGTCAGCGCGCCGACCGGGCAGAGATCGACGATATTGCCCTGCAATTCGGAGGTCATCGCCTGTTCGAGATAGGTCGTGATCTCCATATCCTCGCCGCGGCCGATAGCGCCGAGATCGGTGCCACCTGCGACTTCGGTGGTGAAGCGGACGCAGCGCGTGCACTGGATGCAGCGCGTCATCGAGGTCTTCACCAGCGGGCCGATATATTTGTCCTCGACCGCGCGCTTGTTCTCGGCATAGCGGGAATTATCCACGCCATAGGCCATGGCCTGGTCCTGCAGGTCGCATTCGCCGCCCTGGTCGCAGATCGGGCAATCCAGCGGGTGGTTGATCAGGAGGAACTCCATCACCCCCTCGCGCGCCTTCTTGACCATGGGCGATTTGGTCGAGACGACCGGCGGCTCGCCATTGGGGCCGGGGCGCAGGTCACGCACGCCGATGGCGCAGGAGGCCTGGGGCTTGGGCGGGCCGCCCTTCACCTCGACCAGGCACATGCGGCAATTGCCCGCGATCGAGAGCCGCTCATGGAAGCAGAAGCGCGGCACTTCCGCGCCCGCTGCTTCGCAGGCCTGGAGCACGGTGTAGTCGGCGGGAACGTCGACCTCGACACCATCGATGAGGAGTTTTGTCATAGGCTATCCTTCATCGCGCTCACGACAACCAGCCCACGCGCGCGGCCAGCGCACCGGCCAAGAACACAAAGCTGACTGCGAGGACGAAAAGAAGCGGGACTTTCTTCCAGCTGAGCTGTCGCCCAACCAACCGGTCACTGACAAACGAGGCGGCGAGGACCGCGCCAGTCGTTATGGCAAGCCCGCGCTCAAAACCCAGCAGGGGCAGAAGCACGGCGAGCAGCGCCGTTATGGTCGCATAGATCGCCAGCTCTTGCGCCGCGGCCAACCAGGGGGCCGGTTCTGGAACTTTCAACGAAATCGCCATCTCGATCACTCCGCCGCCATCAGCCGAACCGGCTCTGAATGCGGGTTCGCGGCATAATCATCGATGCGCTTCTCGATCTCGTGACGGAAATGCGCGATCAGGCCCTGGATCGGCCAGGCGGCGGCGTCGCCAAGCGCGCAGATGGTGTGGCCCTCGATCTGCTTGGTGACGTCGAGCAGCATGTCGATCTCGCGCTTCTGCGCCCTGCCCTCGGCCATGCGGCTGATGACGCGCCACATCCAGCCCGTGCCCTCGCGGCAGGGCGTGCACTGGCCGCAGCTCTCATGCTTGTAGAAATAGCTGATGCGCGCGATCGCGCGGACGATGTCGGTCGACTTGTCCATGACAATGACCGCCGCGGTGCCAAGGCCCGACTTCAGCTTGGAGAGCGAGTCGAAATCCATCGGCGTGTCGATGATCTGCTCGGCCGGCACCATGCGCACCGAGGAGCCGCCGGGGATGACCGCCATGAGGTTGTCCCAGCCGCCGCGCACGCCGCCGCAATGGCGGTCGATCAGTTCGCGGAAGGGAATGCCCATCACCTCTTCGACATTGCAGGGCTTGTTCACATGGCCGGAGACGCAGAACAGCTTGGTGCCGACATTATTGGGGTTACCGAGCGAGGAGAACCAGGCCGCGCCACGGCGCAGGATGGTCGGCGCGACCGCGATCGACTCGACATTGTTCACGGTGGTTGGGCAGCCATAGAGGCCGACATTGGCCGGGAATGGCGGCTTCAGCCGCGGCATGCCCTTCTTGCCTTCGAGGCTCTCCAGCAGCGCCGTTTCTTCGCCGCAGATATAGGCGCCGGCGCCGTGGTGCACATAAAGATCAAAGGGATAGCCGTGCTTATTGTTCTTGCCGATGAGGTTTGCCTCATAGGCCTCGTCGACGGCACGCTGCAGCGCCTCGCGCTCGCGGACATATTCGCCGCGGATATAGATGTAGGCGGCGTTCGCGCCCATCGCGAAGGAGGCGATCAGGCAGCCCTCGACCAGCGTATGCGGGTCGTTGCGCATGATCTCGCGATCCTTGCAGGTGCCCGGCTCCGACTCGTCGGCATTGACGACAAGATAGCTCGGCCGGCCATCGCTGACCTTGGGCATGAACGACCATTTCAGGCCGGTCGGGAAGCCCGCGCCGCCGCGCCCGCGCAGGCCGGACTTCTTCATCTCATCGATGATCCAGTCCTTGCCCTGCTCGAGCAGGAATTTGGTGCCGTCCCAGGCGCCGCGCGCCATCGCGCCCTTCAGCGAAAGGTCGTGCCGGCCGTAGAGATTGGTGAAAATGCGGTCGCGATCAGCAAGCATCGTCTTCGCCTCACTTCACCGGCTTGTCGCCGAGGGCCGATTCCGGCCGCCAGCCTGCCGCGAGTTTCTTCGCCTGCGAAATCCAGTCGTCGCGCGTGGCGCGGCCCTTGAAGCCGGTCAGTCGCACATCGACCCAGGCGAGTTCCTCGGCCTTCCAGCTCGCGATCTGGTCGAAATGCCAGACGCCCATCGCGTTGAGCATCTTCACGAGCTTGGGACCGACGCCCCAGATCAATTCGAGATCGTCGCCCTTGCCGCCACGCGCAGCGGTCAGCAATTCCGGCTTCGATTCCGCGACGGCCGAGGCCGGCTCCGGTTCGGCCATCGGCTTGGCGGGGGCCTTGACTGCTGCTGGCTTGGCCACCGGCTTGGCAGCTTCCGTGACGGCCTTCGCCTCAACCTTGCCGCCGGCGGCCGGCGTGTCG
Coding sequences:
- the nuoG gene encoding NADH-quinone oxidoreductase subunit NuoG; its protein translation is MTKLLIDGVEVDVPADYTVLQACEAAGAEVPRFCFHERLSIAGNCRMCLVEVKGGPPKPQASCAIGVRDLRPGPNGEPPVVSTKSPMVKKAREGVMEFLLINHPLDCPICDQGGECDLQDQAMAYGVDNSRYAENKRAVEDKYIGPLVKTSMTRCIQCTRCVRFTTEVAGGTDLGAIGRGEDMEITTYLEQAMTSELQGNIVDLCPVGALTSKPYQNKARPWELTKTESIDVMDAVGSAIRVDSRGREVMRILPRINEAVNEEWISDKTRHIVDGLRTQRLDRPYIRQNGALKPASWNEAFALIASKVKAASPEKIGAIAGDLTAVEEMFALKSLMASLGSANLDGRQDGTKLDPKFGRASYILNAGIAGIDEADSLVIIGANPRKEAPILNARIRKRWLRGDFKVSLIGEKVDLTYDYDYLGAGSDTLAELIKTATAAKAKPLVLVGQGALTRADGAAILSMAAKAAQVLGGAGEGWNGFGVLHTAAARVGSLDLGFVPGEGGLDVAGMLSPGALDVLFLLGADEIDVPAGAFVIYQGTHGDKGAHRADVILPGAAYTEKSGTYANTEGRVQMTDRATFPPGDAREDWAILRALSAALGKILPFDSLAGLRKALYEAYPHFAALDSLPASDASGLGQLAGLGGKAEKAGFISPVSDFYQTNPIARASAVMAECSALASGRLRQAAE
- the nuoF gene encoding NADH-quinone oxidoreductase subunit NuoF, which encodes MLADRDRIFTNLYGRHDLSLKGAMARGAWDGTKFLLEQGKDWIIDEMKKSGLRGRGGAGFPTGLKWSFMPKVSDGRPSYLVVNADESEPGTCKDREIMRNDPHTLVEGCLIASFAMGANAAYIYIRGEYVREREALQRAVDEAYEANLIGKNNKHGYPFDLYVHHGAGAYICGEETALLESLEGKKGMPRLKPPFPANVGLYGCPTTVNNVESIAVAPTILRRGAAWFSSLGNPNNVGTKLFCVSGHVNKPCNVEEVMGIPFRELIDRHCGGVRGGWDNLMAVIPGGSSVRMVPAEQIIDTPMDFDSLSKLKSGLGTAAVIVMDKSTDIVRAIARISYFYKHESCGQCTPCREGTGWMWRVISRMAEGRAQKREIDMLLDVTKQIEGHTICALGDAAAWPIQGLIAHFRHEIEKRIDDYAANPHSEPVRLMAAE